The Musa acuminata AAA Group cultivar baxijiao chromosome BXJ3-6, Cavendish_Baxijiao_AAA, whole genome shotgun sequence region TTGATCAAAATACTCAACATggaatttgatctccaaaatccTGCATCTGGAATCTTCTAGCGTATCACTTTTTGAATCCTCAACGAGGATTTCTTAGTTTACAGGCTTGCATGTTTGTCTTACAGGGTTGTGGGGAAAGTGGCACTTACCCGGAGGCATTCCTGGATCTTTGCTGATGAATCGAAATCTGAAGACCACTTAGATGTGAGTTGTTAGTTGGGTCACAGCTATCTCAAAATTGGCTACCATTATTCTCTTACATGGAATGAAATGCAAATTGAGGAAATTTTTTTTCCTTGTACAGTCATGCGAGGATTGGCAACTGCAGTTGGCAGCAGACATTAAGGTAGTGGTCATCTGTTTTATTCAGAGTTGTTAAATATTGTGATCCTCTTTCCTTCTGCCTAAGCCTTTACTAATATACACATTTGGATGATTCGATGGTTTTGCAGACTATTTTGCTTGTACCTGTTGCCTGTTATGGAGTTGTTCAGCTTGGTTCATTAGAAACGGTTGGTTCCTTTGATCTGGTTATATCAGTTTATGACTGTAGTCAAATATTTGGTTCCTCAGATCTAGTTTTTATATTTAGTATATGCCTACAGTTCTTAGAGATATTAGATGTCAACCATTAATGAGAGTACCTTCCCCAGTAGATTGGGTAATAAGCATTTATGATCAACCAGTTAAACAAAATACCTTTTGTTCCCAAGTACAACAAGGTGTTTTCGGGTAAAGATATACTCGGTACTTTTCAAGAAAAATTCTTACTTGGACGAGTGCTTTATCTTTCAATTACAAACAACTACCTCCTCTGTTGACCAGTCCATAGCACAATCCAATATGGACTCTGGGATCATGATTCCACTATCTGTTTTCAGTACCTATTCCTATTGGAGAGAGAAACTCTTTTACTTAAGTAAGCACAATTAAGCAAATCTTGCGTCACCTTTATCATGGCCATTTCCTAGACAGTTTTGCTACAGAGACCTTTCTCTTGGTCAACTAATTGATAGCTccattattttctattcttcgttTTGCATCTTATTGtcttcattttttttctcattacaTTAACAGGGCTGTTGTTAAGGCAAGCAATATCCTTTGTCACTAAACCAAGGCATCGCCCATCATCCATCAGTGACAAAGCATATAATGCAGCCCAGAAAATTTGCTTAAAAGTGGTGATTCATTTTGAaatctcttgttttttttttttgttagtgatAGCTTCCAGTTGACTGCATTCAGTGTTtaatttttgcattttatttttgAGCTTTGCTACTATTTATCATTTCCATGGTATATCCAATTATCAGGATATTCCATCTTGACAAATTTTCTTTTCCCTCTAAAATTCAGGTTGTGGAAGATACAACATTGGTGTTCCACATTAAATGCTTATTCTCTGCTCTTTACCATGACTTGGAGACTAGTGATTCCTTAGATTCAGGCATTAATTGTTCAAACATCTTATCACCAGTTAATGTGCCTTCCTTGACAAACAGTTCAACATCAATTTTCAGTTCATTCAATTCATCTCAGGTGCAACAGCCTTGGACTATTGATTCTAACATGTTGCCCTTTTTCATGGTTGACCATAATTCTCCATCGTCAGAGAACATTTTGGAGAAAATTCTTGACACAGATACAATActagatatagatgaaaatgtTATTAATGCAGCGTGCAATCATCTGTGGCTAGCCTCCACTGAAGAACCACTGTACTTCAGCCACCCAAATACCATGCCTGAAGGTGATACGTTTGATCTTTTGTTCACCGAAAATGAGACAAAAATAAGTTTACAACCAGATCCTTTAGATTGTATATCAATTTCTGACAAAGAGCAGTATGGCTATGATTTAAGTGCTGAAGATATGACATACAAGGAATCAGAAAAGAATTATGCTAGCAAGACAAATTCCTTAGTAAATGGCAGATTTCTTTCCTTTCCAATTGATTCAGAGCTACACAAGGCACTTGGAATTACTTCTATGGAAGAATACAATGGCTGTTTCTTGAATACAACAGTACCAATGGACGATGGATCTGATAATTCAATTACTACCTTCCAAGGTGTGGTATCCGAGTATCATGATCACACATTTGATGTATCTAATTCATGGCTAATTAAAGAAAGTGAGACAGAATATCTGTTTGATGCAATGGTAAGCAGTTTACTCTGTGGCTCAGATGATGACACATTTGATGGCAAATCTTTGAGATCATTCAGTGATAACTTATCAGAGAGGCTGGTTGATTCTTCCCCAAGAGAAAACAAAAGTGAATCCAGTGTCTTGGACATTTGCAGTGTACTGCCGACCAGTCAACAGAGGTCCACATCTGTATCAAAAGCTGATGGATTCATGAGTTCTCCTATTTCTTCATGCAAGAGTTTCTGTAAGTCGACTAATGAAGATAATTACAATCACATGGCTAAAGGACGCTACAGCAGAAAGTTGGCCATGATAAACAAAAGAGGAGTTAGAAATGGCAACAGCCACAAACCAAGACCAAGAGACAGGCAGTTGATCCAAGAGCGAGTCAAGGAATTGCGCGAGCTTATTCCTAATGGATCAAAGGTAAGTCATTTAAGAAATCATTGGTTAAGGAGTACTCCTAGCATGTCCTCTGGTCCTTAAATCATGTGTTCTAACGCCATTTCCTTCTTCTGTACAGTGCAGCATCGATGCATTGTTGGATAGAACTGTTAGCCATATGGTATTCCTGCAAAGTATCTCTTCTCAGGCTGAAAAACTGAAACAAACTGCGGACACAGAGGTAGATAAACCATCATGGAGGTCTTGATGATCATAAGCACTTCTGGTAGCATTGTCTAAAATCATTAATAGTAGTTGCTGTGCACCATTTAATTGCTTTACCTGGTTCTCTAGGATCTCAAACTATGCCCCTTAGGTGCTGCCGAAGGAGTGCACACACTTAGTTTATAAATTGGCATGGTTCGCTAAACTTAAACTTGTGAGGTATTAGATTGTTTTGTGTGTCCATGACTCTAAATATGGTTATCGCTACCATGAGATCACCAAATATGTAGCATCAATCCTTGTGATTTTTCATTCCCTGGTTCTTTTGACAAAAGAAAGTGGTGCGGATTATATCTCTATTCAAGCCACAACTACAATCGTCCCATCACTCCAGGGATATGATTAATGTTCTCGCACAAACCTTCACCTGTGAGATGGCAGCCATATTTTATAGCCATGCCACAGTACTAAGAGAAGCTGACATAATGCTGATGCTCACTTCGGAGGATATCTGAGCCCGGAACTCTGTTTACTACATAATATATCTTGACCTTGCTGCAACTACAACTGATTACCAATGAGGAAATTTTCATTTTTAAGTTGttttattggaaaaaaaaaagaaagctggATGACACAAATGCTGACTAAAATTTTGACAATACTGCATATAGATGGTATTTTTACTGAACCAGCGGACAATGAAATTGCAGGCCAAAAGTGAGCTTTGCAGTTCTGCAAAACCACAAACTCAAGCTAATGGAGCCAACTCGGCCTGTGAAGAGGGGAAGCAACCGGAGTTTTGGCCTATACTAGTTGAAAACCTTGACCAACCAGGACAAATCCTCATAGAGGTACCATATAATATTtttgagtaaattattattttcCACCTCCTTACTAAGCTATGTATCTCACCAGGTGCAGTGCAATGACTATGAGCTCTTTCTGGAAATTGTGCATGTCATTAGGCGACTAGAGCTGACAATCCTGAAGGGAGTTCTGGAAAGTCGATCGAACAAACTCTGGGCTCATTTCATAATCGAGGTAGGCTGATGCCAAGCTTGTAACACACTATACTTGGATAGTGATGAACGAGATGACCATTTACGGTTTACGTTTACTCGAAGAAATAAATTTTCGTTTCATTACTCTAACATGAGACAATGGCATATTCTTCTAAACAGGCGTCCAAAGGCTTCCACAGAACGCACATTCTTTTGCCGCTGATGCAGCTTTTGCAGCGAAAATATGCACTGATGCCACGCAAGTTCTGATCACTCATCAAGTTGGATTACTGAAATATCCGCTTGTATGTGTTAACGTTATCTTGTATGAATGTAGATGAACTTAAAGTTGTATGCTTAAACAATTTACGTACTACTATGTCAATTGAGTTCATCATCAAAAATAAATACATGCACAATTTTCGTGTATAGACTTTCTGGAAAATGCAATCAGGAAGATTTTTGGGATGTACAtgtcaagaaaaaatatcatgaaTCAAAGTTTGGCAGTAAGAAGTTGAACCCAAGAGACGTAGGTAAAGATGAGTTCAACAAGGCATTCTTACTGCCATGGTGAATGCAGTGGTGGTGTTGTTGGAGATGATCACCTTCTTTTGATAGATACATAGATAGATATATAGATGCCCCCATCAACTTAGACATGAAAGGTGTCAGCTGCCATGTCATGCACCAAATTTAAATGGAACACTGTCCGGCAACAATCGTACTGTGTGAGCCACACGCGCACACCTCGAATGAGCCAATCATCGAAGGACGCGATCTCTACTTCACATGGGTTCGTGTGACTTCCAACAGCGTGGTGGGCGCCGCCACGAAGTTGCTTGCGTATGAATCCTCTCTTCATCGCTTCTCGTAGTGACTGACTTAAATTGCGTCCCAATTTTCTACGTGAATCGGAGAGGATGACACCTCCATACCCCACCGACAGTCTTTGGCTTACGCAGTTGACGAGTCCAAAAGAGATGGTTCTCAGATTCAATGTAAATTGCATGAACGATTGGATTCAATTATTGGAGCGGCATGAGGGCCTACTCGAACATTGCTCGAGTCACTTCATATGATTTCTTCGTCCAACCAAAGTTTGGTCTTGAGATGATGGTATACTACTATTCAGCCACGAAAAATGTTTCCATCGCATGTCCTTATCCACACCCATATCATTTATCTAAAACACAACTCTTTGCGAGATAAAAGAGTTGTGTTTTGCTACCACATAGTATTCTAT contains the following coding sequences:
- the LOC103986627 gene encoding transcription factor LHW isoform X1 — protein: MRNTTMLRQLLRNLCHNTRWDYAVFWKLKQETRTVLTWEDSYFDDANARIKLEDTLSDGSLHINRGMISFVDSNDAQYQNCTTHPIKVSLANMKCHRYSLGEGVVGKVALTRRHSWIFADESKSEDHLDSCEDWQLQLAADIKTILLVPVACYGVVQLGSLETVVEDTTLVFHIKCLFSALYHDLETSDSLDSGINCSNILSPVNVPSLTNSSTSIFSSFNSSQVQQPWTIDSNMLPFFMVDHNSPSSENILEKILDTDTILDIDENVINAACNHLWLASTEEPLYFSHPNTMPEGDTFDLLFTENETKISLQPDPLDCISISDKEQYGYDLSAEDMTYKESEKNYASKTNSLVNGRFLSFPIDSELHKALGITSMEEYNGCFLNTTVPMDDGSDNSITTFQGVVSEYHDHTFDVSNSWLIKESETEYLFDAMVSSLLCGSDDDTFDGKSLRSFSDNLSERLVDSSPRENKSESSVLDICSVLPTSQQRSTSVSKADGFMSSPISSCKSFCKSTNEDNYNHMAKGRYSRKLAMINKRGVRNGNSHKPRPRDRQLIQERVKELRELIPNGSKCSIDALLDRTVSHMVFLQSISSQAEKLKQTADTEAKSELCSSAKPQTQANGANSACEEGKQPEFWPILVENLDQPGQILIEVQCNDYELFLEIVHVIRRLELTILKGVLESRSNKLWAHFIIEASKGFHRTHILLPLMQLLQRKYALMPRKF
- the LOC103986627 gene encoding transcription factor LHW isoform X2; the encoded protein is MISFVDSNDAQYQNCTTHPIKVSLANMKCHRYSLGEGVVGKVALTRRHSWIFADESKSEDHLDSCEDWQLQLAADIKTILLVPVACYGVVQLGSLETVVEDTTLVFHIKCLFSALYHDLETSDSLDSGINCSNILSPVNVPSLTNSSTSIFSSFNSSQVQQPWTIDSNMLPFFMVDHNSPSSENILEKILDTDTILDIDENVINAACNHLWLASTEEPLYFSHPNTMPEGDTFDLLFTENETKISLQPDPLDCISISDKEQYGYDLSAEDMTYKESEKNYASKTNSLVNGRFLSFPIDSELHKALGITSMEEYNGCFLNTTVPMDDGSDNSITTFQGVVSEYHDHTFDVSNSWLIKESETEYLFDAMVSSLLCGSDDDTFDGKSLRSFSDNLSERLVDSSPRENKSESSVLDICSVLPTSQQRSTSVSKADGFMSSPISSCKSFCKSTNEDNYNHMAKGRYSRKLAMINKRGVRNGNSHKPRPRDRQLIQERVKELRELIPNGSKCSIDALLDRTVSHMVFLQSISSQAEKLKQTADTEAKSELCSSAKPQTQANGANSACEEGKQPEFWPILVENLDQPGQILIEVQCNDYELFLEIVHVIRRLELTILKGVLESRSNKLWAHFIIEASKGFHRTHILLPLMQLLQRKYALMPRKF
- the LOC103986627 gene encoding transcription factor EMB1444 isoform X3 — its product is MQAEPVVGKVALTRRHSWIFADESKSEDHLDSCEDWQLQLAADIKTILLVPVACYGVVQLGSLETVVEDTTLVFHIKCLFSALYHDLETSDSLDSGINCSNILSPVNVPSLTNSSTSIFSSFNSSQVQQPWTIDSNMLPFFMVDHNSPSSENILEKILDTDTILDIDENVINAACNHLWLASTEEPLYFSHPNTMPEGDTFDLLFTENETKISLQPDPLDCISISDKEQYGYDLSAEDMTYKESEKNYASKTNSLVNGRFLSFPIDSELHKALGITSMEEYNGCFLNTTVPMDDGSDNSITTFQGVVSEYHDHTFDVSNSWLIKESETEYLFDAMVSSLLCGSDDDTFDGKSLRSFSDNLSERLVDSSPRENKSESSVLDICSVLPTSQQRSTSVSKADGFMSSPISSCKSFCKSTNEDNYNHMAKGRYSRKLAMINKRGVRNGNSHKPRPRDRQLIQERVKELRELIPNGSKCSIDALLDRTVSHMVFLQSISSQAEKLKQTADTEAKSELCSSAKPQTQANGANSACEEGKQPEFWPILVENLDQPGQILIEVQCNDYELFLEIVHVIRRLELTILKGVLESRSNKLWAHFIIEASKGFHRTHILLPLMQLLQRKYALMPRKF